One region of Chryseobacterium sp. C-71 genomic DNA includes:
- a CDS encoding Gfo/Idh/MocA family protein translates to MLKAGLVGAGHLGKIHLRLLNQSDKYEFIGFHDKDAENGKKLEAEFGYKYFENLEDLLSQIDMLDIVTPTLYHYDYALKAIDKGLHFFIEKPITQTLEQAEEILYKCREFGIKAQVGHVERYNPAFIGAKDYIQNPMFIEIHRLAEFNPRGTDVSVVLDLMIHDLDILLSVVKSRVKKIHASGVCVVSKSPDIANARIEFENGCVANLTTSRISMKAMRKSRFFQKDAYVSVDFLEKKAEVIRMKDAPENPTPFDMIIENAEGEKNQILFEYPNIQPNNAILDELNSFADAILEDKNVEVSLEDGTEALKVALEIMKLIS, encoded by the coding sequence ATGTTGAAAGCAGGTTTGGTAGGTGCCGGACATTTGGGAAAAATACATTTACGACTTCTCAATCAGTCTGATAAATATGAATTTATCGGTTTCCACGATAAGGATGCAGAAAATGGTAAAAAACTGGAAGCCGAATTTGGTTACAAATATTTTGAAAACCTTGAAGATTTGTTAAGTCAAATCGACATGTTGGATATTGTAACACCAACGCTTTATCATTATGATTACGCTCTGAAAGCCATCGATAAAGGTCTTCATTTTTTCATAGAAAAACCAATTACCCAAACGCTTGAACAGGCAGAAGAAATTCTTTATAAATGTCGTGAATTTGGCATCAAAGCACAGGTAGGACACGTTGAAAGGTACAATCCTGCATTTATCGGAGCTAAAGATTATATTCAGAATCCGATGTTTATTGAAATTCACCGTCTGGCAGAATTTAATCCTCGCGGGACTGATGTTTCAGTGGTTTTAGACTTAATGATTCACGATCTGGATATTTTATTGAGTGTTGTAAAATCTAGAGTTAAAAAAATTCACGCAAGTGGCGTTTGTGTGGTAAGCAAAAGCCCAGATATTGCCAACGCAAGAATCGAGTTTGAAAACGGATGTGTTGCCAACTTGACCACTTCAAGAATATCCATGAAAGCGATGAGAAAAAGCAGATTTTTCCAAAAAGACGCTTATGTTTCTGTAGATTTCTTAGAGAAAAAAGCGGAAGTGATCAGAATGAAAGACGCTCCAGAGAACCCTACTCCATTTGATATGATTATAGAGAATGCTGAAGGTGAGAAAAATCAGATTTTGTTTGAATATCCAAACATTCAGCCTAATAATGCAATATTGGATGAATTAAATTCTTTCGCAGATGCCATTTTAGAAGATAAAAATGTGGAAGTTTCTCTGGAAGACGGAACTGAAGCGTTGAAAGTTGCTCTAGAGATTATGAAACTGATCAGTTAA
- a CDS encoding cellulase family glycosylhydrolase translates to MKRTILLSALLLSQFGTSQLLKTDGKKIVNDKGENIQLRGLGLGGWMLQEGYMLKTADFAGPQFKIKEKIADLIGQEGMENFYKAYLKNGITKQDIDFLAKSGFNSIRLPMHYNLYTLPIEKEEVKGQNTWLEEGFKMTDDLLKWCKDNKIYLILDLHAVPGGQGNDANISDNDKSKPSLWENEDNQKKTIALWKKLAERYKDEPWIGGYDLINEPNINFTGKNPNGTDEMSNAPLWKLQKEITEAIREVDKKHIIFLEGNGWGNNYNGLIPIWDDNMAFSFHKYWNYNNDETLKFALDLREKHNMPIWLGETGENSNVWFTELIQLLDKHNIGYAFWPMKKIDNIAGITNVKITPEYQKLLNYWKNGGEKPSKEFATKALMQIAENYKFSNVEIKNDVIDAMFRQTKDNSTKPFKNHQAPGKVNATDYDLGQIGSAYQDKDFINLWVSDAAKRSEWNSGNQLRNDGVDIYKTKDNNYYVGKTESGEWLQYTINSKTDRAYSFEIKYASAKDGKIRIEDGSGKQLSTLSLQSTGGNETWKTTSIKEINLKKGENKIRIYFENYGININSFELK, encoded by the coding sequence ATGAAAAGAACCATCCTATTATCCGCACTTTTATTGTCTCAATTTGGGACATCGCAATTATTAAAAACCGACGGAAAAAAAATTGTAAACGACAAAGGAGAAAATATTCAATTAAGAGGCCTAGGTTTGGGAGGCTGGATGTTACAGGAAGGCTACATGCTGAAAACGGCAGATTTTGCAGGTCCGCAATTTAAAATCAAAGAAAAAATTGCCGATTTGATTGGTCAGGAAGGAATGGAAAATTTTTACAAGGCTTACCTGAAAAACGGAATTACAAAGCAGGACATTGATTTTTTAGCAAAATCAGGTTTCAATTCTATCAGACTTCCGATGCACTATAACTTATACACTTTACCCATCGAAAAAGAAGAGGTAAAAGGTCAAAACACCTGGTTGGAAGAAGGTTTTAAAATGACCGATGACTTATTGAAATGGTGCAAAGACAACAAAATTTATTTAATACTTGACCTTCACGCTGTTCCGGGCGGGCAGGGAAATGATGCGAATATTTCAGACAATGACAAATCCAAACCTTCACTTTGGGAAAATGAAGACAATCAAAAGAAAACCATTGCTCTTTGGAAAAAATTAGCAGAAAGATACAAAGATGAACCCTGGATTGGAGGTTATGATTTAATCAACGAACCCAATATCAACTTCACCGGAAAAAACCCGAATGGTACAGACGAAATGTCGAACGCTCCACTTTGGAAATTACAGAAAGAAATTACAGAAGCCATCCGTGAGGTTGACAAAAAACACATTATTTTTCTTGAAGGAAACGGATGGGGAAATAATTATAACGGGTTAATCCCAATTTGGGATGACAATATGGCTTTCAGTTTCCATAAATATTGGAATTACAACAATGATGAGACCTTAAAGTTCGCTTTAGATCTGAGAGAAAAACACAATATGCCAATTTGGTTGGGCGAAACGGGAGAAAATTCAAACGTTTGGTTTACAGAACTGATTCAGCTTTTAGACAAACATAATATTGGCTATGCCTTTTGGCCAATGAAAAAAATCGATAACATTGCAGGAATTACCAATGTAAAAATCACTCCTGAATATCAAAAATTGTTAAATTACTGGAAAAACGGAGGCGAAAAACCATCCAAAGAATTCGCAACCAAAGCATTGATGCAGATTGCAGAAAATTATAAATTCAGCAATGTCGAAATTAAAAACGACGTGATCGATGCGATGTTCAGACAGACGAAAGATAACTCAACAAAACCTTTTAAAAATCACCAAGCTCCCGGAAAGGTGAACGCAACTGATTATGATTTGGGGCAAATAGGTTCTGCTTATCAGGATAAAGATTTCATCAATCTTTGGGTGAGTGACGCTGCAAAAAGATCTGAATGGAATTCAGGAAATCAACTCAGAAATGACGGAGTTGATATTTATAAAACAAAAGACAACAATTATTACGTTGGAAAAACGGAAAGCGGAGAATGGCTTCAGTACACTATCAATTCGAAAACGGATCGAGCTTATAGTTTTGAGATAAAATATGCAAGCGCTAAAGACGGGAAAATCAGAATTGAAGATGGTTCAGGAAAACAATTATCAACGCTATCTTTACAATCTACCGGTGGAAATGAAACTTGGAAAACAACTTCTATCAAAGAAATTAACCTTAAAAAGGGAGAAAATAAAATCAGGATTTATTTTGAAAACTATGGCATTAATATAAATTCTTTTGAATTGAAATAA